A window of Dorea formicigenerans contains these coding sequences:
- the gatC gene encoding Asp-tRNA(Asn)/Glu-tRNA(Gln) amidotransferase subunit GatC, with translation MANKISDETIEYVGILAKLELSEKEKEEAKADMEKMLDYIDVLNELDTDGIEPMSHVFPVNNVFREDVVTNGDGSSDTLANAPLMKDQSFKVPKTIG, from the coding sequence ATGGCAAACAAAATCTCAGACGAGACCATTGAGTATGTGGGTATTCTGGCGAAGCTGGAACTTTCAGAGAAAGAGAAAGAAGAAGCCAAGGCAGATATGGAAAAAATGTTGGACTACATTGATGTATTAAATGAACTCGACACGGATGGAATTGAACCGATGTCTCATGTATTTCCGGTGAATAATGTATTTCGCGAAGACGTTGTGACAAATGGTGATGGCAGCAGTGATACATTGGCGAATGCACCACTTATGAAGGATCAGAGCTTCAAGGTGCCGAAGACAATCGGATAG
- the gatA gene encoding Asp-tRNA(Asn)/Glu-tRNA(Gln) amidotransferase subunit GatA: protein MDIMSLTAVELGKKIKAKEISVTEATQAYLDQIEKVENDVHSYVTIDKEGALKRAEEVQKMIDDGTLLSPLAGVPVAIKDNMCTKGTRTTCSSKILENFVPTFTSEAVLNLEKAGAVIIGKTNMDEFAMGSTTETSYYGVTRNPWNLGHVPGGSSGGSCAAVAAGECAYALGSDTGGSIRQPSSFCGVTGIKPTYGTVSRYGLIAYGSSLDQIGPIAKDVTDCATILETIASHDVKDSTSVEREYDFTSALTDDVKGMKIGIPRDYFGDGLSADVKEQILNAVKILEEKGAVVEEFDLSLVKYAIPAYYIIADAEASSNLARFDGVKYGYRTEEYEGLHNMYKKTRSEGFGAEVKRRIMLGSFVLSSGYYDAYYLKALRTKALIKQAFDKAFAKYDMIVAPAAPTTAPELGKSLSDPMKMYLSDIYTISVNLAGLPGISIPVGKDSKGLPVGMQLIGDCFQEKKIIQAAYTFEQTRTYEAPQFVKEGR, encoded by the coding sequence ATGGATATTATGAGTCTGACAGCAGTGGAACTCGGAAAGAAAATAAAAGCAAAAGAAATTTCAGTTACGGAAGCCACGCAGGCATATCTAGATCAGATTGAAAAGGTAGAGAATGATGTGCACAGCTATGTGACCATTGATAAAGAGGGTGCATTAAAGCGTGCCGAAGAAGTTCAGAAGATGATCGATGACGGAACACTTCTGAGTCCTCTTGCAGGTGTTCCGGTGGCAATCAAGGATAATATGTGCACGAAAGGGACGAGAACAACTTGCAGTTCCAAAATTCTGGAAAATTTTGTTCCAACCTTTACTTCAGAGGCAGTTTTGAACTTGGAAAAAGCCGGTGCAGTCATAATCGGAAAGACTAATATGGATGAATTCGCCATGGGAAGTACAACCGAGACTTCTTATTATGGAGTGACAAGAAATCCATGGAATCTGGGACATGTGCCAGGCGGTTCTTCAGGTGGCTCCTGCGCAGCAGTGGCAGCAGGTGAGTGCGCTTATGCACTTGGTTCTGATACAGGTGGATCTATCCGTCAGCCGAGTTCATTTTGTGGTGTAACGGGGATTAAACCGACTTATGGAACGGTATCCAGGTACGGACTGATTGCTTACGGTTCTTCGCTGGATCAGATCGGACCAATTGCGAAAGATGTGACAGATTGTGCGACTATCCTTGAGACAATCGCTTCTCATGATGTAAAAGACAGTACTTCCGTGGAGCGGGAATATGACTTTACTTCGGCATTGACAGACGACGTGAAAGGTATGAAGATTGGTATTCCGAGAGATTACTTTGGGGATGGATTAAGCGCAGACGTAAAAGAGCAGATTTTAAATGCAGTGAAGATTCTGGAAGAAAAAGGCGCAGTTGTAGAAGAATTTGACTTAAGTCTTGTGAAATATGCGATTCCGGCATACTACATTATTGCAGATGCTGAGGCAAGTTCCAACCTGGCACGTTTTGATGGCGTAAAATATGGTTACCGCACAGAAGAATACGAAGGACTTCACAACATGTACAAAAAGACACGTTCCGAAGGATTCGGAGCAGAAGTAAAGCGCAGGATCATGCTTGGATCTTTTGTATTAAGCTCTGGATATTATGATGCTTACTATCTGAAAGCACTTCGTACAAAGGCACTGATTAAACAGGCATTTGACAAAGCATTTGCAAAATATGATATGATCGTGGCTCCGGCGGCTCCGACAACGGCACCAGAGCTTGGAAAGAGCTTAAGTGATCCGATGAAAATGTATTTGAGTGACATTTACACAATCTCCGTGAACCTGGCAGGACTTCCTGGAATCAGTATTCCGGTAGGAAAAGATTCCAAAGGTCTTCCGGTCGGCATGCAGCTTATCGGAGACTGCTTCCAGGAGAAAAAAATTATCCAGGCAGCCTACACATTTGAACAGACAAGAACTTATGAAGCACCACAGTTTGTGAAGGAGGGAAGATAG
- the gatB gene encoding Asp-tRNA(Asn)/Glu-tRNA(Gln) amidotransferase subunit GatB, which translates to MAKQYETVIGLEVHVELATKTKIFCGCSTQFGGAPNTHTCPVCTGMPGSLPVLNRQVVEYAMGIGLATHCDITRVCKFDRKNYFYPDNPQNYQISQLYLPIARNGYVEIEVGDTKKKIRIHEMHMEEDAGKLIHDEWDDTSLVDYNRSGVPLVEIVSEPDMRSSEEVIAYLEKLRTTIQYLGASDCKLQEGSMRADVNLSVREMGTSEFGTRTEMKNLNSFKAIARAIEGERERQIELLEAGKKVVQETRRWDDNKESSHAMRSKEDAQDYRYFPEPDLVPIVISQEWIDRVKKRQPEFREEKLKRYKKEFDIPQYDAEILTESKHMADIFEETTALCGKPKKVSNWLMVETMRLLKEHNMESEDITFTPENLAKLIELADAGTINSSVAKEVFDHVFEENVDPEKYVEEHGLKTVNDEGALIEVLEKVIADNPQAVVDYKGGKEKALGALVGQTMKAMKGKANPGLVNQKLREMLK; encoded by the coding sequence ATGGCAAAGCAGTATGAGACAGTCATTGGACTTGAGGTTCACGTAGAACTTGCGACAAAGACAAAGATTTTCTGTGGTTGCAGCACTCAGTTCGGAGGTGCGCCAAATACCCACACATGTCCGGTATGTACTGGTATGCCAGGTTCCCTTCCGGTACTGAACAGACAGGTAGTAGAGTATGCAATGGGAATCGGACTTGCGACACATTGTGATATTACAAGAGTATGCAAATTCGACCGTAAGAATTACTTCTATCCGGATAACCCACAGAACTATCAGATTTCCCAGTTATATTTACCAATCGCAAGAAATGGTTATGTAGAGATCGAAGTTGGCGATACGAAGAAAAAAATACGGATCCATGAAATGCATATGGAGGAAGATGCCGGTAAGCTGATCCATGACGAGTGGGACGATACATCACTGGTAGATTACAACCGAAGCGGTGTACCGCTTGTGGAGATTGTATCGGAGCCGGATATGCGCTCTTCTGAGGAAGTTATTGCATATCTGGAAAAACTTCGTACAACTATTCAATATCTTGGTGCTTCTGACTGCAAATTGCAGGAGGGCTCTATGAGAGCGGACGTGAACCTGTCCGTTCGTGAAATGGGAACCAGTGAATTCGGAACAAGAACGGAGATGAAGAACCTGAACTCCTTTAAGGCAATTGCAAGAGCCATCGAAGGAGAACGGGAGCGTCAGATTGAGCTTCTGGAAGCCGGAAAGAAAGTTGTTCAGGAGACGAGACGCTGGGATGACAACAAAGAATCATCACATGCAATGCGTTCCAAAGAAGATGCACAGGATTACCGTTACTTCCCGGAACCGGATCTTGTCCCGATTGTTATCAGCCAGGAATGGATTGACCGGGTTAAGAAACGACAGCCGGAATTCCGTGAGGAAAAATTAAAGCGTTACAAGAAAGAGTTCGATATTCCACAATATGATGCAGAAATCCTCACAGAATCTAAACATATGGCGGATATCTTTGAAGAAACAACTGCTTTATGTGGAAAACCTAAGAAAGTTTCCAACTGGCTCATGGTGGAGACGATGCGGCTCTTAAAAGAACATAACATGGAATCAGAAGATATTACATTTACACCGGAGAACCTTGCGAAACTAATCGAGCTTGCAGATGCAGGAACAATCAACAGCTCGGTGGCGAAAGAAGTTTTTGATCATGTGTTCGAGGAAAATGTAGATCCAGAAAAGTATGTTGAAGAACACGGGCTTAAAACGGTCAATGACGAAGGAGCACTTATAGAAGTTCTCGAAAAAGTTATTGCAGATAATCCACAGGCTGTAGTAGACTATAAGGGTGGAAAAGAGAAGGCACTTGGAGCACTGGTAGGTCAGACGATGAAAGCAATGAAGGGGAAAGCAAATCCCGGACTGGTCAACCAGAAGCTTCGTGAGATGTTAAAGTAA
- a CDS encoding amidophosphoribosyltransferase encodes MGGFFGVASKQDCVLELFYGVDYHSHLGTRRGGMAVYGEDGFYRAIHNIENSPFRTKFDHDVSEMKGYLGIGCISDYDPQPLLIQSHLGSFAITTVGKVNNYEELLKGLFEKDHSHFQEMTNGQINVTELVAALICEKESIVEGIKYVQDVVDGSMTMLVMTKEGIYGARDRYGRTPLVIGKKDDSYCLSFESHAYINLGYTDYKELGPCEVVYVTSEGVEEIRPARTGKMKICSFLWVYYGYPTSAYEGVNVEEMRYRCGSMLAKRDGDSVHPDIVAGVPDSGIAHAIGYANESGIPYARPFIKYTPTWPRSFMPTNQSQRDLIARMKLIPVQALIEDKKLLLIDDSIVRGTQLRETTEFLYRSGAKEVHIRPACPPLLYGCKYLNFSRSKSEMDLITRRVIQEQEGGEVSAEVLKEYSDPCSDRYANMIEEIRRIQNFTSLRYHRLDDLLESIGIDPSQVCTYCFDGRE; translated from the coding sequence ATGGGAGGATTTTTTGGTGTAGCATCAAAGCAGGACTGTGTCCTGGAATTATTTTACGGAGTAGACTATCACTCACATCTTGGCACAAGACGAGGAGGAATGGCAGTTTATGGAGAGGATGGATTTTACCGTGCCATTCATAATATAGAGAATTCTCCATTCCGTACAAAGTTTGATCATGATGTGTCAGAAATGAAAGGATATCTTGGAATTGGCTGTATTTCCGATTATGATCCGCAGCCACTTTTGATTCAGTCACACCTTGGAAGCTTTGCAATCACAACAGTCGGAAAAGTTAATAACTATGAGGAACTGTTAAAAGGTCTGTTTGAGAAGGATCATTCACATTTTCAGGAAATGACTAACGGGCAGATCAATGTGACAGAGCTTGTGGCGGCGCTAATCTGTGAGAAAGAATCCATAGTAGAAGGAATCAAATATGTACAGGACGTTGTAGATGGTTCTATGACGATGCTTGTCATGACAAAAGAAGGAATCTATGGTGCAAGGGACAGGTATGGGCGAACACCTCTTGTGATAGGTAAGAAGGATGATTCTTACTGTCTATCATTTGAAAGTCATGCTTATATTAACTTGGGCTATACCGATTATAAGGAACTGGGACCTTGCGAGGTCGTCTATGTGACATCGGAGGGAGTAGAAGAAATACGCCCGGCAAGAACTGGCAAGATGAAGATCTGTTCTTTCCTGTGGGTATACTATGGATATCCGACTTCTGCGTATGAAGGGGTAAATGTTGAGGAAATGCGTTACCGTTGCGGAAGTATGCTGGCAAAGCGTGATGGAGATAGTGTGCATCCGGATATTGTAGCAGGTGTGCCGGATTCAGGTATTGCTCATGCAATCGGATATGCAAACGAATCAGGAATTCCGTATGCAAGACCATTTATCAAATACACACCGACATGGCCGAGATCATTTATGCCGACCAACCAAAGTCAGCGTGACCTGATCGCGAGAATGAAGCTGATCCCTGTACAGGCTCTGATTGAAGACAAGAAATTACTCTTGATCGATGACTCGATCGTCCGTGGAACACAGCTTCGTGAGACAACAGAGTTTTTATATAGAAGCGGAGCGAAGGAAGTGCATATCCGCCCGGCATGTCCACCGCTTCTTTATGGATGTAAATACCTGAACTTCTCAAGATCGAAATCCGAGATGGATCTGATCACGAGAAGAGTCATTCAGGAGCAGGAAGGCGGAGAAGTATCTGCAGAGGTATTAAAAGAGTATTCAGATCCATGCTCCGACCGCTATGCAAATATGATCGAAGAAATTCGAAGAATCCAGAACTTTACGTCACTAAGATACCATAGACTGGACGATCTTTTAGAGTCTATTGGAATTGATCCAAGTCAGGTATGTACGTATTGCTTCGATGGGCGGGAGTAA
- a CDS encoding type II toxin-antitoxin system prevent-host-death family antitoxin: MPNIKPISDLRNYTEVLKETSEGAPVFLTKNGRGEYVILDMKDYDRMKAELALMAESGKGEKTVREEDWVSTEEVEEDYE; encoded by the coding sequence ATGCCAAATATAAAACCAATTTCTGATTTGAGAAATTATACAGAAGTTTTAAAAGAAACAAGTGAAGGTGCTCCGGTATTTTTGACTAAAAATGGCAGAGGTGAGTACGTGATTTTGGATATGAAAGATTATGATAGAATGAAAGCAGAATTAGCATTGATGGCTGAATCAGGGAAAGGTGAAAAAACGGTAAGGGAAGAGGATTGGGTGTCAACGGAGGAAGTGGAGGAAGATTATGAGTAG
- a CDS encoding ABC transporter ATP-binding protein gives MSSFVSLEDVKKIYQMGEVQIMAAAGIDFQIERGEFAVVVGPSGAGKTTVLNILGGMDTASSGRVIVDGKDIAQYSPRQLTAYRRDDIGFVFQFYNLIPNLTALENVELALQICKNPMDAQEVMEDVGLGERLDNFPAQLSGGEQQRVSIARALAKNPKLLLCDEPTGALDYNTGKAILKLLQDTCREKGMTVILITHNSAIAPMADRVIKIKNGMVSEMIVNEHPVPVETIEW, from the coding sequence ATGAGTAGTTTTGTATCCCTTGAGGATGTGAAGAAAATATATCAGATGGGCGAGGTGCAGATTATGGCCGCGGCCGGTATTGATTTCCAGATTGAGAGGGGAGAATTTGCGGTTGTGGTAGGGCCAAGTGGTGCCGGAAAGACGACAGTATTGAATATTCTTGGAGGAATGGATACGGCAAGCTCCGGGCGTGTGATCGTAGACGGAAAAGATATTGCACAGTATTCACCGAGACAATTGACAGCATATAGAAGAGATGACATTGGTTTTGTATTTCAGTTTTATAATCTGATCCCGAACCTGACTGCACTTGAAAATGTAGAATTAGCTCTTCAGATCTGTAAGAATCCTATGGATGCCCAGGAGGTTATGGAAGATGTAGGACTTGGTGAGCGTCTGGATAATTTTCCGGCGCAGTTATCTGGTGGAGAACAGCAGAGAGTTTCCATTGCAAGAGCGCTTGCAAAGAATCCGAAGCTTTTGCTGTGTGACGAGCCGACAGGAGCGCTGGATTACAATACAGGTAAGGCGATTTTGAAACTTTTGCAGGATACTTGCAGGGAAAAGGGGATGACTGTAATTCTGATTACACACAACTCTGCAATTGCTCCAATGGCGGACCGTGTCATTAAGATAAAGAATGGTATGGTATCAGAGATGATAGTGAACGAACACCCAGTTCCAGTCGAGACGATTGAGTGGTAA
- a CDS encoding FtsX-like permease family protein, with product MKMKPTHKDFYMEIRKSPGRFLSILFIVALGVAFFSGIRASEPDMRLTGDTYFDESNLMDIKALSTYGVTQDDVDAILKIDGVEHAEGAYSADFMQVVDKKQKVLHVISLQDEMNQVKLSDGRMPQKAGECLADQDAGYKVGDTIKLRSGTSDEVTDTLTTDTLKVVGLCSSPMYISYGRGSATIGTGTISAFVMVPEETFDMDVYTEVYVQVKGAKNEVAFTDGYDKKVEKVLDQIEDITDERAEIRKQELVNEAQEKIDEAREELEQGRADAASELADAAAKIADAEEQLTSGKAQITSGKKQIASAKNTLSKKESELEQAQNQYNAGLAQLQEGEAQYEAGLAQYEAAKPEAEAKIQTGREGLAALQQMIQADQQTLTKIQQGIETVNSELSAFDQIPEDQLTEEQKLQKEQYERQLTELKEKEAGMQQKISIEQQKYDESKAELDAAQKQLDDTAATLAQTKSELDAAKASLNGVPQQLASGKSQIQSGWAEIRKQEKKLEEGAAEIAENEAKVAEAKIEYANGEEEAAQKIAEGEQKIADAEAKIQDIEKPTWYVYDRDTLTEYSGYGENAERLGAIGRVFPVLFFLVAALISLTSMTRMVEEQRTAIGTMKALGYSKMSIAKKYLGYALIATAGGSVLGVLIGEKILPYIIVYAYGILYQHITHILVPYQWIYAWMAAAAAIVCTMAATFFACYKELVAQPAVLMRPPAPKNGQRVFLERIKFIWKHLSFTWKSCIRNLTRYKKRFFMTVFGIGGCMGLMLVGYGIKDSCYEIAELQFRDIQMYDGSVYLKEDISDETRQNLLDYMKDDSDISHYMQTSMKNVTLVNGKNKRDTYQVVFSEPKDVKDYFDFHDRKSKEEYTLDDEGVIISEKTGKLLNAKAGDTIEIKDEENGNKKVKIAHICENYMGHYIFFTPSYYEKVYGENSEYNSIFFAGQKGDTQEDYNKIGEDILTQDGALSVSYMRDIEKQLDDMLKSLNLVIVVLIISAGMLAFVVLYNLNTVNITERQRELATLKVLGFYDLEVAEHVYRENVLLTFIGAAVGVVLGKFLHAFIIDTVEVDTAMFGRNINFSSYMYSLLFTILFSLIVNGIMYFKLKKIDMVESLKSIE from the coding sequence ATGAAAATGAAACCAACACATAAAGATTTCTATATGGAGATCCGAAAGAGTCCGGGGCGTTTCCTGTCTATTTTATTTATTGTGGCACTGGGTGTTGCATTTTTCTCAGGAATTCGTGCATCGGAGCCGGATATGAGACTGACGGGAGATACATATTTTGATGAAAGCAATCTTATGGATATTAAAGCGCTCAGTACATATGGCGTGACACAGGACGATGTGGACGCGATTTTGAAAATCGACGGAGTAGAACATGCAGAGGGCGCGTACAGCGCGGACTTCATGCAGGTCGTAGATAAGAAACAAAAAGTTCTGCATGTGATATCTTTACAGGATGAGATGAATCAGGTGAAGTTAAGTGACGGACGGATGCCCCAAAAAGCAGGGGAATGTCTGGCAGACCAGGATGCAGGATATAAGGTCGGAGATACAATTAAATTGCGTTCCGGAACGTCTGATGAGGTTACAGATACTCTGACGACAGATACGCTGAAAGTTGTCGGCCTTTGCAGCAGTCCGATGTACATTTCTTATGGCCGCGGAAGTGCAACGATTGGTACCGGAACTATCAGTGCATTTGTCATGGTGCCGGAAGAGACGTTTGATATGGACGTATACACGGAAGTATATGTACAGGTCAAAGGTGCAAAAAATGAAGTAGCATTTACGGACGGATATGATAAGAAAGTAGAGAAAGTCCTGGATCAGATTGAAGATATTACGGACGAACGAGCCGAAATTCGAAAGCAGGAGCTGGTAAATGAAGCACAAGAGAAGATTGACGAGGCGAGAGAAGAACTGGAGCAGGGCAGAGCGGATGCAGCTTCGGAACTTGCGGATGCGGCGGCTAAGATAGCAGACGCCGAGGAGCAGTTGACGAGTGGAAAAGCACAGATCACCAGTGGTAAAAAGCAGATTGCCAGTGCTAAGAATACATTGAGCAAAAAAGAAAGCGAACTGGAACAGGCACAGAATCAATATAATGCCGGACTTGCACAGCTTCAGGAAGGTGAGGCGCAATATGAAGCCGGACTTGCACAATATGAGGCTGCGAAACCGGAAGCTGAGGCGAAAATCCAGACTGGAAGAGAAGGACTTGCAGCGCTTCAGCAGATGATTCAGGCAGACCAGCAGACATTGACGAAAATTCAGCAGGGGATCGAGACAGTAAATTCTGAATTGTCAGCATTTGACCAAATACCTGAGGATCAGCTTACAGAAGAGCAGAAGTTGCAAAAAGAACAATATGAACGACAGCTTACCGAGCTTAAGGAAAAAGAAGCTGGCATGCAGCAGAAGATTTCCATTGAACAGCAGAAATATGATGAGAGTAAAGCCGAACTGGATGCTGCCCAGAAGCAGCTTGATGACACTGCAGCAACTCTGGCTCAGACGAAGTCAGAGCTTGACGCTGCGAAGGCTTCTTTAAATGGTGTTCCGCAGCAGCTTGCAAGTGGAAAATCCCAGATTCAGTCCGGATGGGCTGAAATTCGAAAGCAGGAGAAGAAGCTGGAAGAGGGAGCGGCAGAAATCGCGGAAAATGAAGCGAAAGTTGCAGAGGCAAAAATTGAGTATGCCAATGGTGAAGAGGAGGCTGCCCAGAAGATTGCAGAAGGCGAACAGAAAATTGCGGACGCAGAGGCAAAGATTCAGGACATCGAAAAACCAACCTGGTATGTCTATGACCGTGATACTTTGACTGAGTATTCCGGGTACGGAGAAAACGCGGAGCGTCTAGGTGCAATTGGCCGTGTCTTCCCGGTATTATTCTTTCTTGTCGCGGCGCTGATTAGTCTGACCAGCATGACGCGAATGGTAGAAGAACAAAGAACAGCAATCGGAACCATGAAAGCACTTGGATATAGCAAGATGTCCATCGCGAAGAAATATCTTGGATATGCGTTGATCGCGACAGCAGGCGGCAGTGTATTGGGCGTGCTGATTGGTGAAAAGATATTGCCATATATCATTGTCTATGCATATGGAATATTATATCAGCATATTACACATATTCTGGTCCCATACCAATGGATCTATGCCTGGATGGCAGCGGCGGCAGCAATTGTATGTACAATGGCAGCAACATTTTTTGCGTGTTACAAAGAACTTGTAGCACAGCCGGCAGTACTGATGCGCCCACCGGCACCTAAAAATGGACAAAGAGTTTTCTTAGAAAGAATAAAATTTATTTGGAAACATTTAAGTTTCACATGGAAGTCTTGTATCCGTAACTTAACCAGATATAAGAAACGATTCTTTATGACAGTTTTTGGAATTGGCGGTTGTATGGGATTGATGCTGGTTGGATATGGAATCAAAGATTCCTGTTATGAAATTGCAGAACTGCAGTTCCGGGATATTCAGATGTATGATGGAAGTGTCTACCTGAAAGAAGACATTTCAGATGAGACAAGACAGAATCTCCTGGATTATATGAAGGACGATTCGGACATCAGTCATTATATGCAGACCAGCATGAAGAATGTAACACTTGTCAATGGAAAGAATAAACGTGATACTTATCAGGTCGTATTTTCGGAACCGAAAGACGTAAAAGATTATTTTGATTTCCACGACCGGAAATCAAAAGAGGAATATACGCTTGATGATGAAGGTGTCATTATTTCTGAGAAAACCGGAAAGCTTTTGAATGCAAAAGCAGGGGATACCATTGAAATTAAAGACGAAGAGAATGGTAACAAGAAAGTAAAAATTGCCCATATTTGCGAGAACTATATGGGACACTATATTTTCTTCACTCCTTCTTATTATGAAAAAGTGTATGGTGAGAATTCGGAATATAACAGTATTTTCTTTGCAGGACAAAAAGGAGATACGCAGGAAGACTATAACAAGATTGGTGAAGACATTCTGACTCAGGACGGAGCGCTTAGCGTCAGCTATATGCGTGATATTGAAAAACAGTTGGACGATATGCTAAAAAGTCTGAATCTGGTTATTGTAGTACTGATCATTTCTGCAGGAATGCTTGCATTTGTCGTACTATATAACCTTAATACTGTTAATATCACGGAGCGGCAGAGGGAACTGGCGACCTTGAAAGTACTAGGATTTTATGATCTGGAAGTGGCAGAACACGTATATCGTGAAAATGTACTTTTGACATTCATCGGAGCGGCGGTAGGAGTGGTGCTTGGAAAATTCCTGCATGCCTTTATCATTGATACGGTGGAAGTAGACACAGCCATGTTCGGAAGAAATATTAACTTTTCAAGTTACATGTACAGTCTGCTATTTACAATTCTGTTTTCATTGATCGTAAATGGAATTATGTATTTTAAATTGAAGAAGATTGATATGGTAGAATCACTCAAGAGTATTGAATAA
- a CDS encoding DUF5721 family protein: MIVLNLKAKVCMSHLLLKPTFDTFSLIEGEVTTFNRFQVDGRIHKDFFDEAFEKEYSTWGEVRDFFFQVIRGKKTPLNFKFILSLAKDQFESFLTEHDLTYRPAEIQGLYLNFRYDGLALQCITGTSMNTFTMDKSVEKAWDEYVQKFFASQELDFDME; encoded by the coding sequence ATGATCGTTCTTAATCTGAAAGCAAAGGTCTGTATGTCCCACCTGCTTTTAAAACCAACATTTGATACTTTTTCCCTGATTGAGGGAGAAGTAACTACTTTTAACCGTTTCCAGGTAGATGGTAGAATCCATAAAGACTTTTTTGATGAAGCTTTTGAAAAGGAGTATTCCACCTGGGGAGAAGTGCGCGATTTTTTCTTCCAGGTAATCCGTGGAAAGAAAACTCCGTTAAATTTCAAATTCATATTATCTCTAGCAAAAGATCAGTTCGAATCCTTTCTCACTGAGCATGATCTGACCTACCGCCCTGCGGAAATCCAGGGACTGTATCTTAATTTCCGCTATGACGGACTGGCACTTCAATGCATCACCGGGACTTCCATGAATACATTTACCATGGATAAAAGCGTAGAAAAAGCCTGGGACGAATATGTCCAGAAATTCTTTGCCAGTCAGGAGCTTGATTTTGATATGGAATAG
- a CDS encoding MATE family efflux transporter — MGKKTIEENTITEGIIWKQLLIFFFPIMLGTLIQQLYTTVDTIIVGRFVGKAALASVGGPAAVLSTIVVTFFNGLANGAAVVIAQYYGAKDKGRLHTGLHTAYLFSIVVSLVISVVGAVLTPWLLKIMNTPQDMMASSTTYLRIYFMGILFTLVYNMGAAIMRAVGDSKRPLLYLVVCCVLNIGLDIFMVVILKMGIAGAALATVFSQCVSAFLVTWSLTKDYDSMKLQFRELRMEACVLKRELKIGIPGALQACAYGVTNVVIQASINSFGTDTAAGWAAYGKLDLIFWTVSSALGAAVTTFVGQNYGAGKWDRVYKSIRVNIGISYVFTGMIIFTLYAFCEPMYHMFTTDPKVIDIGVYMLRFLVPSYLLSILLENLDGGLRGVGDVLWPTIFTFGGLFLIRLPWVMILTPIYHKVEILLISYPIAWGGTLLFVIPYYFWKKKKCFNKICSEK; from the coding sequence TTGGGGAAAAAGACAATAGAAGAAAATACGATCACGGAGGGGATTATCTGGAAGCAGCTTCTGATATTTTTCTTCCCGATCATGCTGGGAACTTTAATCCAACAATTATATACAACCGTGGATACGATTATCGTCGGACGTTTTGTGGGGAAAGCGGCATTAGCCAGCGTAGGCGGTCCGGCGGCTGTTTTATCAACGATTGTTGTTACATTTTTTAATGGACTGGCAAATGGAGCGGCAGTTGTCATTGCGCAGTATTACGGAGCGAAAGACAAAGGAAGACTGCATACAGGACTTCATACTGCATATTTATTTTCCATTGTGGTCAGCCTCGTAATATCTGTAGTGGGAGCAGTGCTGACACCATGGCTGCTTAAGATCATGAACACTCCACAGGATATGATGGCATCATCAACTACATATTTACGCATTTATTTTATGGGAATCTTATTTACGCTGGTCTATAATATGGGAGCGGCAATCATGAGAGCAGTCGGAGATTCCAAAAGACCGCTTCTTTATCTGGTGGTCTGTTGTGTACTGAATATAGGTCTGGATATATTCATGGTAGTTATATTAAAAATGGGAATTGCAGGAGCAGCACTGGCAACCGTATTTTCCCAGTGTGTCAGCGCATTTCTTGTGACCTGGTCTTTGACAAAAGACTATGATTCTATGAAACTACAATTCAGAGAACTTCGCATGGAAGCATGTGTTCTAAAAAGAGAGTTGAAAATCGGTATACCGGGAGCTCTGCAGGCATGCGCTTATGGAGTGACCAATGTAGTCATTCAGGCATCAATCAATAGCTTTGGAACGGATACTGCAGCAGGATGGGCGGCTTATGGAAAATTAGATTTGATTTTCTGGACAGTATCCAGTGCACTGGGAGCTGCGGTCACAACATTTGTCGGACAGAATTATGGCGCAGGTAAGTGGGACCGGGTATATAAGAGTATCCGGGTAAACATTGGTATTTCTTATGTATTTACAGGTATGATCATCTTTACATTGTATGCATTTTGTGAGCCAATGTATCACATGTTCACAACGGATCCGAAGGTGATCGACATAGGTGTGTATATGCTCCGGTTTCTGGTGCCGAGTTATCTGCTCAGCATTCTGCTTGAAAACCTGGACGGTGGACTTCGCGGAGTCGGAGATGTACTGTGGCCTACGATATTTACATTTGGAGGATTGTTTTTAATACGACTCCCGTGGGTTATGATTCTGACTCCGATTTATCATAAGGTGGAGATTTTGCTGATCAGTTATCCTATTGCATGGGGAGGAACACTTCTATTCGTAATACCGTATTATTTCTGGAAGAAGAAAAAGTGTTTTAACAAAATATGCAGTGAAAAATAA